In Etheostoma cragini isolate CJK2018 chromosome 15, CSU_Ecrag_1.0, whole genome shotgun sequence, the DNA window TTTGTGGTTGATTAGAAATGAAGGCAACCCTGAACGCATGCTCTATTTATACTGCTCTACAGAATACATCATGACAATATGGTTCACATGGACATTAAATGACAGGGGTTTGCTATTAAACACTATAATCCATGTCAGATTCACTTGAAACACTCAACATTTCAATTATTATGGAAGCCACCACTATAACTATGATGTATGACATTATATGTTCATTCTTCAAATCTTCACAAAAAGTAGTCACtattcatttgcatgtgtgaagagtattcaatttttttctgttaaaaatgtttttcctttttctgttacataacattttccttttaaaaacaaaacattgttacTTGACAATCCAGTGCTCTGATAAGAGTTTTTAAATCATACTTAATACTTTTTGGCTTCAACATCGTAATATTTTACAGAACATATATATGTCGTTCTTGTCCttaacatccccccccccccccccccccccccccttgctgtCCTTTAAGGGCCGGAGGTCACTATGACACGGTAACTTCACATCAGCTTCCTGTCAGGGTGATCAGAGGCACGTCCAGAGCGTTGGTGTCGGACCTCCAAGTGTTTGCTCTGAACACGGTCAAAATGCTGGAGCAGCTCATTGTAATCCATCTGACTGTGAGAGGCACGTTTGGAGGCCATTTGGTGTTTGGAGTCTATATACTTGGACTCATCCACAGTCCTCATGAGCTCAGGGTTGGGGACACAACGCAAACGGTGGGAGAGCAGCTGGAAGGCCTGGCTCTGtggcagcagcatcagcaggCCATACAGGGCCTTTATCAGGTAAGGGTTGTTCTCCACATCGAGGAGCTGCAGGCGCAGGTAGGTAAAAATGGGGCTTTCAATGAGTTGAACCAACTTGTCGACCTCCATCAGGAAATCTACTGTCACCTCAAGATCTCCAAACTTCTGGATGAGGTCATAGGCGTGTTTGTAGTTCTGCGTGAGGAAACAGAGTGACACAGTGGCCACGGGGTTGTGGCACCAGGAACGATACAGGCAGCAAAACAAAGCACAGCTCTCCTGGGAGCGGAGGTCTTTCAGCTGGTTGCGTAACTGGAAAAGCTCCGCCGAGGTCAGCAGGATGGTGTTGAGCGTCTGAACCATGGTGGATGCAAATTTGAGGTCCTCCTCCTTCAGCAAGATGTCAGCCATGGAGTGGAAGATGTTCTCCGCGTGAAGCAACAGACAGAGCTGCCGGATGATGAAAGCGCCTCTGTTGTCCAGAAGTTTCCTCTCCAGACTGAAGCGTTTCAGCAGGTTGATCATGAACTTGTAAAAATAGGAGTTCATACTTGGAGTGGAGGGGGATGAGTCCATCACCCTGGAGTCTGTGCTCGGCTGCTGTCCTGGCTTGGCACCCTCTGGGACCTTGAGCTCCGGTTTGTTGTCAGTGCTGTCGCAGGAGCCGACTTGGTCCGTTTGGCCAGCAGGAGATGAAGCTATCTCAGCTAACACCTCCAGATCTTTCAGTATCACCTCATCAGACTCATCTGACAGCGTTTTCAACAACATGGGAAACAGGCTGTCTGTGTGGCGAAACATTTTGCGGGGTGTCTTGATGTAGAGGTGGTAGAGCCATTTGAGCACAGCTATGCGGGTCATCATGCCAGTGGAGGAGTCGTGGAGGTGTCGGTCCAACACCTGAACAATACCGTCCAGGTCCAGAATTACTTGAGGCCTGTCAGCACTTGCTGGAGTGAAGAAGCTGATGTTGCTGAAACCAACAGATTCCTGTGATGCATTAAGCATATCATTGCTGTCTGCCTCAGTCTTCGGCAGGCCGTCTTCCGTGGAACCTGTATTTCCACTTTTCTCCTCATCCTCGTCATCCTCAGGAGTCACCAGCTTCATCAGGCTGTTATTACAGGCACTGGCTGCTTCTTTGGTATTCTTCTTTCTGTCATCGTAGGAAAGGCAAGGCAGCACTGCAGTTAAGATGCCGGAGGAGTAGGGGAGAACCACTCTGCCTGCAAGCTGGATGAACTCTCTCATCCAGGTCATAGCCGTAAGCTGGATCAGGTCGTTTGTGAGTTTTGTTTCATCTGCAACCTGGCAGTGGATGACCAGGATGTTGGCCATCTCAGCAAATTTCACACTGGAGGGTGTCTTCTTAATCTCCTTCAAAAACTCTGCAAGCACCACTTCACATGTTCTACGGA includes these proteins:
- the vac14 gene encoding protein VAC14 homolog, whose product is MNTEKDFSPLTPNIVRALNDKLYEKRKVAALEIEKLVREFVAQNSSTQIRHVIQILASEFALSQHPHSRKGGLIGLAACSIALGKDSGLYLKELIEPVLTCFNDSDSRLRYYACEALYNIVKVARGAVLPHFNMLFDGLSKLAADPDPNVKSGSELLDRLLKDIVTESNKFDLVAFVPLLRERIYSNNQYARQFIISWIHVLESVPNINLLEYLPEILDGLFQILGDNSKEIRRTCEVVLAEFLKEIKKTPSSVKFAEMANILVIHCQVADETKLTNDLIQLTAMTWMREFIQLAGRVVLPYSSGILTAVLPCLSYDDRKKNTKEAASACNNSLMKLVTPEDDEDEEKSGNTGSTEDGLPKTEADSNDMLNASQESVGFSNISFFTPASADRPQVILDLDGIVQVLDRHLHDSSTGMMTRIAVLKWLYHLYIKTPRKMFRHTDSLFPMLLKTLSDESDEVILKDLEVLAEIASSPAGQTDQVGSCDSTDNKPELKVPEGAKPGQQPSTDSRVMDSSPSTPSMNSYFYKFMINLLKRFSLERKLLDNRGAFIIRQLCLLLHAENIFHSMADILLKEEDLKFASTMVQTLNTILLTSAELFQLRNQLKDLRSQESCALFCCLYRSWCHNPVATVSLCFLTQNYKHAYDLIQKFGDLEVTVDFLMEVDKLVQLIESPIFTYLRLQLLDVENNPYLIKALYGLLMLLPQSQAFQLLSHRLRCVPNPELMRTVDESKYIDSKHQMASKRASHSQMDYNELLQHFDRVQSKHLEVRHQRSGRASDHPDRKLM